One Triticum dicoccoides isolate Atlit2015 ecotype Zavitan chromosome 5B, WEW_v2.0, whole genome shotgun sequence genomic window carries:
- the LOC119311838 gene encoding protein TORNADO 1-like, which produces MGDGIIMAPSPSNQEYIRDVAEIDLQEYKDIENIAFYQVAANSGSGLSMESERSLRIHICIDQNGVNFLLEFLHHLVDSKESYRGVTNLLFHGIEWQPEAIQLLCSYLGPGSNVKQAEFQKNVFSTKSAVALVPLSEMLQRNNTLKAVVFNDCRIGAAGATLLASALAKNRSVEEFQVWEDSMGSKGAEELSKMIEVNYMLKLLIILDNNSIPAAPLISAVLARNRRVEVHIWGRSRDTRGGMNNCKIVEFLPETGNMRIYSNINSTGLQRVACALAWNTTVTTLDMTGVPLKSRWTKELREVLDRNRSLKVVKLTKCCLRDKAVVYIAAGLFKNKYLESLTLDGNHFGGVGLEHLLCPLSTFSPLQTQANSTLKVLSFGGERTNIGRYGVAAILQMLETNQSLIQLSICDDASLRSSDVVNIFTTLQRNATIRILSFRGCKGVEGEAVLQTIMNTLQVNPWIEEIDLHETPLHVAGKTGQIYEKLGQNGSLVLPNDLLDLPLSAPTCCRVVLCGQELAGKSMLCSSMNQCMNSMNLPRMDARKTLKTPVEQMPFTDENKMNSIFDGNTKLTMCNLGGNEGSSALHDFMFVVLGGPSFFMIVSSLVGKPATKYPKGIDEIEWELIYWLRFLISNYRRRVSHSFRPCVTIVLTHYDKVSHLPEGLQPIASVVQRLREDFQSHAEIYPTVFAVDSRSLVSVSKLTHHLRKTTKTITQQVPQVYEVCNDLIKILHDWRLKNNRAVIRWAEFCEICQLNIPVLRLRSRRDNVEKVDTRRRAVARSLHTLGEIVFFEELGLLVMNCEWFCRDVLSQLATLKSIKTESSGGFVHKEELEKILQEKLRNQIPRSNWRTGASLQASDIINILLELELCYEQDPGNPHTLLLLPAILGENKGGAEKWQLTMPECRFVGRRLECEDTHMLLTSDFFPRLQVRLHNKIMCLGQQEAVYILEKNLIYTVINGVHVKVELGMKFGSSIDVLACSGRNITDMVRLLHKFVIPAILNLSPNMTFKESILRPDCVKYLIPRRFRATQQLPLKKIKQILLSLPAESIYDYQHTWSAVESNRRLILRSGSDHARDLLSDDDFHEVLHRRYYDLQFLATELAVTPDNLQQPETIPEADVVDPSILGIARGVEMVLQRLKIIEQGIRDLKEEIASLRYYEYHLVTELHRKMDYVMNYSIQLEDRKVPQMFYLVSLDNRSRKLVTRILPGMRSLRVHMLCEFRREMHVVEDQIGCDLIQVDNQAVQSLLPYMSKFMKLLTFALKIGAHFIVGMGEMIPDLSREVVHLLDSSAMYSASAASVGALGAAAMYGRARNSGANDMGEDMKAARQWLVDFLRGQGVLTGMDIAQRFGLWRVRYRDDGHIGWVCRKHITARGDEVFELPL; this is translated from the exons ATGGGTGATGGGATCATCATGGCACCATCACCGTCTAACCAGGAGTATATCAGAGATGTTGCAGAAATTGATTTACAGGAGTACAAGGACATTGAGAACATCGCATTCTACCAGGTTGCAGCAAACTCTGGATCGGGCTTGTCTATGGAAAGTGAGAGATCACTAAGGATCCATATTTGTATAGACCAGAATGGTGTCAACTTTCTGCTTGAGTTTCTGCATCATCTTGTGGATTCGAAAGAGAGCTACAGAGGCGTGACTAATCTCCTTTTTCATGGTATTGAATGGCAGCCTGAAGCAATCCAACTTCTCTGTTCATACTTAGGCCCAGGCTCGAATGTGAAGCAGGCGGAGTTCCAAAAAAATGTGTTTAGCACAAAATCAGCTGTTGCTTTAGTCCCACTCTCGGAAATGCTCCAAAGGAACAACACCTTGAAAGCAGTTGTTTTCAATGATTGTAGAATTGGAGCTGCTGGAGCGACACTGCTTGCGTCAGCTTTGGCAAAGAACAGAAGTGTGGAAGAGTTTCAAGTATGGGAAGACTCCATGGGCTCCAAGGGAGCAGAAGAACTCTCCAAGATGATTGAGGtgaactatatgttgaagctgctgATTATACTTGACAACAACTCCATTCCAGCGGCTCCTCTTATCTCTGCTGTGCTGGCACGCAACCGCAGAGTGGAGGTGCATATATGGGGACGCAGTCGTGATACAAGAGGTGGCATGAACAACTGTAAAATTGTTGAGTTCCTGCCAGAAACTGGAAACATGAGGATTTACAGCAATATCAATTCTACAGGCCTACAACGGGTTGCTTGTGCTTTGGCATGGAACACCACGGTGACAACATTGGACATGACAGGTGTCCCTCTGAAGTCCAGATGGACCAAAGAACTTAGAGAGGTCCTCGACCGGAATAGGAGCCTAAAAGTTGTCAAACTTACCAAGTGTTGCCTCAGGGACAAAGCAGTGGTGTATATAGCTGCAGGACTGTTCAAGAACAAGTATTTAGAGAGCTTGACTTTGGATGGGAATCACTTTGGTGGAGTTGGATTGGAGCATTTGTTATGCCCTCTTAGTACATTCTCACCACTTCAGACACAAGCCAattccactttgaaggttttgagtTTTGGGGGAGAGAGAAcaaatataggtagatatggtgtggCTGCAATCTTGCAGATGTTGGAGACAAACCAGAGCCTTATTCAGCTGTCAATATGCGATGATGCAAGCCTGAGATCAAGTGATGTTGTCAATATCTTTACAACCTTACAAAGGAATGCCACTATTCGAATTTTGTCATTCAGAGGGTGCAAGGGAGTTGAGGGGGAAGCAGTCTTACAGACCATTATGAATACTTTGCAGGTCAATCCATGGATTGAAGAAATTGATCTTCATGAAACACCTTTGCATGTTGCAGGTAAGACAGGCCAAATTTATGAGAAACTTGGCCAGAACGGGAGTTTGGTTCTGCCAAATGATTTGCTTGATTTGCCACTAAGTGCTCCTACATGCTGCCGAGTTGTTCTGTGTGGCCAAGAATTAGCAG GTAAAAGCATGCTATGTAGCTCCATGAATCAGTGCATGAATTCAATGAATTTGCCTCGCATGGATGCAAGAAAAACTCTGAAGACTCCAGTTGAGCAGATGCCATTCACCGATGAGAATAAGATGAACTCAATCTTTGATGGCAACACAAAATTGACAATGTGTAATCTCGGTGGAAATGAAGGAAGTTCTGCGTTGCATGATTTCATGTTCGTGGTGCTTGGTGGTCCAAGCTTTTTCATGATTGTGTCTAGTTTGGTTGGAAAGCCTGCTACTAAATATCCAAAAGGCATAGACGAGATTGAATGGGAACTCATATATTGGCTGAGGTTCTTGATTTCAAATTATAGGCGGAGAGTATCACACTCGTTTCGACCCTGTGTAACTATAGTTCTCACCCATTATGACAAGGTATCTCATTTACCAGAAGGGCTACAGCCAATTGCTTCCGTTGTACAAAGGCTCAGAGAAGACTTCCAATCACATGCAGAAATTTACCCCACTGTTTTCGCTGTTGACTCAAGATCGTTGGTTTCAGTAAGCAAGCTCACTCACCACTTGCGAAAGACAACAAAGACAATAACCCAACAAGTTCCTCAAGTTTATGAAGTATGTAATGATTTGATCAAGATTTTGCATGACTGGAGGTTGAAGAATAACAGAGCCGTGATCAGGTGGGCTGAGTTCTGCGAGATATGCCAGCTCAACATTCCAGTGCTAAGATTGAGATCAAGGCGTGATAATGTGGAGAAAGTGGACACACGGAGACGTGCTGTTGCCAGATCACTGCATACCTTGGGTGAAATAGTATTTTTTGAGGAACTTGGACTTCTGGTCATGAATTGTGAATGGTTCTGCCGAGATGTCCTCAGCCAGCTAGCTACATTAAAGTCAATCAAGACAGAGAGTAGTGGTGGTTTTGTCCACAAAGAGGAGCTGGAGAAGATACTGCAAGAGAAGCTGCGCAACCAAATTCCAAGGTCAAACTGGAGAACTGGTGCATCCTTGCAGGCCAGCGATATCATAAATATATTGCTGGAACTTGAATTATGCTATGAACAGGACCCTGGGAACCCACATACATTACTCTTACTACCAGCCATTCTTGGGGAAAACAAAGGAGGGGCTGAGAAATGGCAGTTAACTATGCCGGAATGCAGATTTGTTGGAAGGCGTCTCGAATGTGAAGATACACATATGCTCCTGACAAGTGACTTCTTTCCAAGACTGCAG GTTCGTCTGCATAACAAAATCATGTGTCTTGGACAGCAGGAAGCAGTTTATATCCTGGAGAAAAACCTTATTTATACAGTGATCAATGGTGTCCATGTAAAGGTGGAGCTGGGAATGAAGTTTGGCTCATCCATAGATGTGCTTGCATGCTCCGGTAGAAATATTACAGACATGGTGAGGCTACTCCACAAGTTTGTCATCCCAGCGATACTGAATTTGTCTCCCAATATGACGTTCAAGGAAAGCATTCTCAGGCCTGACTGTGTGAAATATCTCATACCACGAAGGTTCCGTGCAACTCAGCAGCTCCCTCTGAAAAAAATAAAGCAAATTCTACTGTCACTGCCGGCAGAAAGCATCTACGATTATCAGCATACCTGGAGTGCAGTTGAAAGCAATAGAAGGCTCATCTTAAGATCAGGATCCGACCATGCTAGAGATCTGCTGTCAGATGATGACTTCCATGAAGTTTTGCACCGTAGGTACTATGATTTACAGTTTCTCGCGACTGAACTCGCCGTCACCCCAGACAATCTGCAGCAGCCTGAAACCATCCCAGAAGCAGACGTGGTCGATCCCTCCATCCTGGGCATCGCGAGGGGCGTCGAGATGGTCCTCCAAAGACTGAAGATAATAGAGCAAGGAATAAGGGACCTGAAGGAAGAGATTGCAAGCTTGAGGTACTACGAGTATCACCTTGTGACCGAGCTCCACAGGAAGATGGACTACGTGATGAACTACAGCATTCAACTGGAAGACAGAAAGGTGCCTCAGATGTTCTACCTTGTCAGCCTAGACAACCGCTCCAGGAAGCTGGTCACAAGGATCCTGCCTGGCATGCGATCCCTGCGGGTGCACATGCTGTGCGAGTTCCGAAGAGAGATGCATGTGGTGGAGGATCAGATCGGCTGCGATCTGATCCAGGTGGACAACCAAGCGGTGCAGTCCCTGCTGCCCTACATGAGCAAGTTCATGAAGCTCTTAACGTTCGCCCTGAAGATCGGCGCACATTTCATCGTTGGGATGGGGGAGATGATTCCTGACCTGAGCAGGGAGGTGGTGCACCTGCTTGACTCCTCGGCCATGTACAGCGCATCCGCCGCGTCGGTGGGGGCTCTAGGCGCGGCAGCGATGTACGGGAGGGCGAGGAACAGCGGCGCCAACGACATGGGGGAGGATATGAAAGCGGCCAGGCAGTGGCTCGTGGATTTCCTGAGAGGGCAAGGGGTTCTGACAGGGATGGACATTGCGCAGAGGTTTGGCCTGTGGCGCGTTCGGTACAGAGACGACGGCCACATTGGGTGGGTCTGCAGGAAGCACATCACCGCGAGAGGAGACGAGGTCTTCGAGCTGCCGCTCTGA
- the LOC119311841 gene encoding transmembrane protein 256 homolog: MVMPTDPMLWHKVAAVSGVAALGLGTYGAHMFRPQNPRYKEIWQTASLYHLVHTAALLGAPMTKRPNIFGGLLTTGIVLFSGTCYTVAYLEDRKFSSPAPIGGFAFIAAWASLLF, encoded by the exons ATGGTGATGCCCACGGACCCTATGCTATGGCACAAGGTGGCCGCCGTCTCCG GGGTCGCTGCGCTTGGACTGGGCACCTATGGAGCGCACATGTTCCGCCCGCAGAACCCTAGATACAAAGAG ATTTGGCAGACCGCGTCCCTGTACCATCTCGTCCACACCGCGGCGCTGCTCGGGGCTCCCATGACCAAGCGCCCCAACATC TTCGGAGGCCTTCTGACAACTGGGATTGTGCTCTTCTCTGGAAC GTGCTACACTGTGGCTTACCTTGAAGACAGGAAGTTCTCTTCACCAGCACCGATCGGTGGCTTTGCATTCATTGCTGCTTGGGCCAGCCTGCtcttctga
- the LOC119311840 gene encoding oligopeptide transporter 3-like translates to MPSAKPPAPAADAAGGKAAAQGEGEGERYPVEEVALVVPETDDPATPVMTFRAWTLGLASCVVLIFLNTFFTYRTQPLTISGILAQILVLPVGRFMASVLPDREVRLLGGRLGSFNLNPGPFNIKEHVIITIFANCGVSYGGGDAYSIGAITVMKAYYKQSLSFLCALLIVLSTQILGYGWAGMLRRFLVDPAEMWWPSNLAQVSLFRALHETKEGGKPSTGPSRMRFFLIFFFASFAYYALPGYLLPILTFFSWACWVWPRSITAQQVGSGYHGLGVGAFTLDWAGISAYHGSPLVAPWASIANTAVGFVMFIYVIVPLCYWRFNTFDARRFPIFSNQLFTAAGQKYDTTKVLTSDFDLNVAAYDSYGKLYLSPLFAISIGSGFLRFSATIVHVLLFHGAEMWRQSRRAIGAAAKLDVHARLMQKYKQVPQWWFLVLLAGSIAVSLLMCFVWKEQVQLPWWGMLFAFALAFVVTLPIGVIQATTNQQPGYDIIAQFMIGYALPGKPIANLLFKIYGRISTVHALSFLADLKLGHYMKIPPRCMYTAQLVGTVVAGVVNLAVAWWMLDSIDNICDVEALHPDSPWTCPKYRVTFDASVIWGLIGPGRLFGQHGLYRNLVWLFVVGAVLPVPVWLLSRAFPEKKWIALVNVPVISYGFAGMPPATPTNIASWLVTGTVFNFFVFRYRKGWWQKYNYVLSAALDAGTAFMGVLIFFALQNAHHDLKWWGTEVDHCPLATCPTAPGIVVKGCPVF, encoded by the exons ATGCCGTCCGCGaagccgccggcgccggcggccgaCGCGGCGGgagggaaggcggcggcgcagggggagggggagggggagcggtACCCGGTGGAGGAGGTGGCGCTGGTGGTGCCGGAGACGGACGACCCGGCGACGCCGGTGATGACATTCCGGGCGTGGACGCTGGGGCTGGCCTCCTGCGTGGTGCTCATCTTCCTCAACACCTTCTTCACGTACCGCACGCAGCCGCTCACCATCTCGGGCATCCTGGCCCAGATCCTGGTGCTCCCCGTCGGCCGCTTCATGGCGTCCGTGCTGCCCGACCGCGAGGTCCGGCTGCTGGGCGGCCGCCTCGGGAGCTTCAACCTCAACCCGGGGCCCTTCAACATCAAGGAGcacgtcatcatcaccatcttcgCCAACTGCGGCGTCTCCTACGGCGGCGGCGACGCTTACTCCATCGGCGCCATCACCGTCATGAAGGCCTACTACAAGCAATCCCTCAGCTTCCTCTGCGCCCTCCTCATCGTCCTCTCCACGCAG ATTCTGGGCTATGGCTGGGCTGGCATGCTGAGGAGGTTCCTGGTTGACCCTGCCGAGATGTGGTGGCCTTCTAATCTCGCCCAGGTCTCCCTCTTCAG GGCACTGCACGAGACGAAGGAGGGCGGGAAGCCATCGACGGGCCCGTCGCGGATGcgcttcttcctcatcttcttcttcgcgAGCTTCGCCTACTACGCGCTCCCCGGCTACCTGCTGCCGATCCTGACCTTCTTCTCGTGGGCGTGCTGGGTGTGGCCGCGCAGCATCACGGCGCAGCAGGTCGGGTCCGGCTACCACGGGCTTGGCGTCGGCGCCTTCACGCTGGACTGGGCGGGCATCTCGGCGTACCACGGCAGCCCGCTGGTGGCGCCGTGGGCGTCCATCGCCAACACGGCCGTCGGCTTCGTCATGTTCATCTACGTCATCGTGCCGCTCTGCTACTGGCGCTTCAACACCTTCGACGCCCGCCGCTTCCCCATCTTCTCCAACCAGCTCTTCACGGCGGCGGGCCAGAAGTACGACACCACCAAGGTGCTCACCAGCGACTTCGACCTCAACGTCGCCGCCTACGACAGCTACGGCAAGCTCTACCTCAGCCCGCTCTTCGCCATCTCCATCGGCTCCGGGTTCCTCCGCTTCTCCGCCACCATCGTGCACGTGCTGCTCTTCCACGGCGCCGAAATGTGGCGGCAGAGCCGGAGGGCCATCGGCGCCGCGGCCAAGCTCGACGTGCACGCCAGGCTCATGCAGAAGTACAAGCAGGTGCCGCAGTGGTGGTTCCTGGTGCTGCTGGCGGGGAGCATCGCCGTGTCCCTGCTCATGTGCTTCGTGTGGAAGGAGCAGGTGCAGCTGCCATGGTGGGGGATGCTCTTTGCCTTCGCGCTCGCGTTCGTGGTCACCCTCCCCATCGGCGTCATCCAGGCCACCACCAACCAG CAACCGGGGTACGACATCATCGCGCAGTTCATGATCGGCTACGCGCTGCCCGGCAAGCCCATCGCCAACCTGCTCTTCAAGATCTACGGCCGGATCAGCACCGTGCACGCGCTGTCCTTCCTCGCCGACCTCAAGCTCGGCCACTACATGAAGATCCCTCCACGCTGCATGTACACCGCCCAG CTGGTGGGCACGGTGGTGGCCGGCGTGGTGAACCTGGCGGTGGCGTGGTGGATGCTGGACAGCATCGACAACATCTGCGACGTGGAGGCGCTGCACCCGGACAGCCCCTGGACGTGCCCAAAGTACCGGGTCACCTTCGACGCGTCGGTGATCTGGGGCCTCAtcgggccggggcgcctcttcggccAGCACGGGCTGTACCGGAACCTGGTGTGGCTGTTCGTGGTTGGCGCCGTGCTGCCGGTGCCGGTGTGGCTGCTGAGCCGGGCGTTCCCGGAGAAGAAGTGGATCGCGCTCGTCAACGTGCCCGTCATCTCCTACGGCTTCGCCGGGATGCCGCCGGCCACGCCCACCAACATCGCCAGCTGGCTCGTCACCGGCACCGTCTTCAACTTCTTCGTCTTCAGGTACCGCAAGGGGTGGTGGCAGAAGTACAACTACGTGCTGTCGGCGGCGCTCGACGCCGGCACGGCCTTCATGGGGGTGCTCATCTTCTTCGCGCTCCAGAACGCGCACCACGACCTCAAGTGGTGGGGCACCGAGGTCGACCACtgcccgctcgccacctgccccacCGCGCCCGGCATCGTCGTCAAGGGCTGCCCGGTCTTCTGA
- the LOC119310215 gene encoding glucan endo-1,3-beta-glucosidase 1-like yields the protein MQVEFRCARSRKKQNAYILTTKCSQSEELLSEEASSNKADLLYFILHFATVSAQQEDRNWEKQWCIADEQTPDDILQIALSWACGPGGADCTMIEPNKSCYLPNTVRDHASYAFNSYWQKYKKHAGSCYFNAAAMVTDLNPSRNSCNFEVVP from the exons ATGCAAGTAGAATTCAGAT GTGCTAGGAGTAGAAAGAAGCAAAATGCATACATACTTACCACCAAGTGCAGCCAGAGTGAAGAACTGCTATCTGAAGAAGCAAGCAGCAACAAGGCTGATCTACTTTATTTTATCCTTCACTTCGCCACAGTTTCGGCTCAGCAAG AGGATCGCAACTGGGAGAAGCAATGGTGCATAGCGGATGAGCAAACACCAGATGATATCCTACAGATTGCTCTTAGCTGGGCATGTGGTCCTGGAGGTGCAGATTGTACGATGATTGAGCCTAACAAATCGTGTTACCTTCCCAATACAGTCAGGGACCATGCATCTTATGCCTTCAACAGCTACTGGCAAAAATACAAGAAACATGCTGGTTCTTGCTACTTCAATGCAGCTGCAATGGTCACCGACCTAAATCCAA GTCGTAACTCATGTAACTTTGAAGTAGTGCCCTGA